A region from the Bradyrhizobium erythrophlei genome encodes:
- a CDS encoding IS1182 family transposase, with product MKGFVQGADRQQTTLLPECLDDWVDESNPVRAVDVFVDALELRELGFDGVNPAATGRPAYHPSAMLKLYIYGYLNRVQSSRRLEREAGRNLEVMWLTGRLVPDHKTIADFRKDNGPAIKKVCAQFVALCRKMGLLAKASVAIDGSKFKAVNSRDNNFTKGKMERRLAQIEESVARYLSQLDTADRQTAAGEVPSEELVARTTRLKEKLIKLEEEVKRLKAIEKEMLAAPDQQVSFTDPDSRSMATSGRGSGMVGYNVQAAVDTTNHLIVAHEVTNVGTDKSHLANMANQAKAALEAENLEAFADRGYFKGEEILACEEAGITVTLPKPQTSGAKSEGRFGKQDFRYVAEEDIYVCPAGETLIHRFANEENGLVLHRYWSNTCRTCALKAQCTKGPQRRITRWEHEHVVDAVQARLDKNPDAMRTRRETVEHPFGTLKMRMGATHFLMKTLPKVATEMALHVLAYNLTRVMNIVGIKPFLAAIRA from the coding sequence ATGAAGGGTTTCGTTCAAGGGGCGGATCGCCAGCAGACGACACTGTTACCGGAATGCCTTGATGATTGGGTGGACGAGAGCAATCCTGTTCGCGCGGTCGATGTGTTCGTCGATGCGCTGGAACTGCGCGAGCTGGGGTTCGATGGCGTCAACCCGGCGGCGACCGGCCGGCCCGCGTATCATCCTTCGGCGATGCTCAAGCTTTATATCTATGGCTATCTCAACCGGGTCCAATCGAGCCGGCGGCTGGAGCGTGAGGCTGGCCGCAATCTGGAAGTGATGTGGCTGACGGGACGGCTCGTTCCGGATCACAAAACCATCGCCGATTTCCGCAAAGACAACGGCCCCGCCATCAAGAAGGTCTGCGCGCAATTCGTTGCCTTGTGCCGCAAGATGGGTCTGCTGGCGAAAGCGAGCGTTGCGATCGACGGCAGCAAGTTCAAGGCGGTTAACTCGCGCGACAACAACTTCACGAAGGGAAAGATGGAGCGGCGTCTGGCGCAGATCGAGGAGAGCGTTGCGCGCTATCTGAGCCAACTTGACACAGCCGATCGCCAGACAGCTGCCGGTGAGGTGCCGTCGGAGGAGCTTGTGGCCAGGACCACGCGGCTCAAGGAGAAGCTGATCAAGCTCGAAGAGGAGGTCAAGCGCCTCAAAGCGATTGAGAAGGAGATGCTTGCCGCGCCCGATCAGCAGGTCTCCTTCACCGATCCTGATTCCCGCTCGATGGCGACCAGCGGGCGCGGCTCTGGGATGGTCGGCTATAACGTACAAGCGGCCGTTGATACGACGAACCATCTGATCGTCGCGCATGAGGTGACCAACGTCGGCACCGACAAGTCGCATCTTGCGAACATGGCCAACCAAGCGAAGGCGGCATTGGAGGCAGAAAACCTCGAAGCCTTCGCCGATCGCGGCTACTTCAAAGGCGAGGAGATCCTCGCATGCGAAGAGGCTGGCATCACGGTCACGCTGCCAAAACCGCAGACATCGGGGGCAAAGTCCGAAGGCCGCTTCGGCAAGCAGGATTTCCGCTATGTGGCCGAAGAGGACATTTACGTTTGTCCAGCCGGTGAGACGCTCATCCACCGCTTCGCGAACGAGGAAAATGGATTGGTCCTGCACCGCTATTGGAGTAACACGTGCCGGACCTGCGCGCTGAAGGCTCAGTGCACGAAGGGACCGCAACGCCGCATCACGCGTTGGGAACACGAGCACGTTGTCGATGCTGTGCAGGCCCGCCTGGACAAGAATCCGGACGCGATGCGTACTCGCCGCGAGACAGTCGAGCATCCGTTCGGCACGCTGAAGATGCGGATGGGGGCGACGCACTTTTTGATGAAGACGCTGCCCAAAGTGGCGACTGAGATGGCGCTGCACGTGCTCGCCTACAACCTCACGCGCGTGATGAACATCGTCGGTATCAAACCGTTCCTCGCAGCGATCCGGGCTTGA
- a CDS encoding BadF/BadG/BcrA/BcrD ATPase family protein yields MSKYGSSDHAQFYIGVDGGGTSCRARIEDAEGRLLGQGAAGPAATRIGADRSMQAVRTASMAAATDAGLLPTALAHTSAGVGLAGIDRKGAREAFLSFPHPFRNVIYATDANIACLGAHSGRDGGIVVLGTGSIGFARVKGRELRIGGYGFPISDEGSGADLGLKAVRLALRAHDGRARPTPFLLEVMGRLGPDASTLVAWAEQATATEYASLAPIALSYAEAGDPFAEEIVAEGARHVDVLIGSLVEFGAPRISLLGGLASRLVQWLSPDVLHFLSPPEGDAVAGALLLARREGRTPTPGEAAGEGAQIC; encoded by the coding sequence ATGAGCAAATACGGGTCATCGGATCACGCTCAATTTTATATCGGAGTCGACGGCGGTGGAACTAGTTGCCGAGCTCGCATCGAAGATGCGGAAGGTCGTCTTCTGGGTCAAGGCGCCGCCGGCCCCGCTGCAACGCGAATCGGCGCGGATAGGTCGATGCAGGCGGTGCGAACAGCGAGTATGGCAGCCGCTACCGACGCCGGGCTGCTGCCGACCGCCCTTGCTCACACGAGCGCCGGCGTGGGATTGGCTGGAATTGATCGTAAAGGGGCCCGTGAGGCGTTTCTGAGCTTCCCACATCCGTTTCGAAACGTCATCTACGCGACTGACGCGAACATCGCTTGCTTGGGAGCGCACAGTGGCCGCGATGGAGGCATTGTCGTTCTGGGCACCGGCAGCATCGGCTTCGCTCGGGTGAAAGGCCGCGAACTCCGTATCGGAGGATACGGCTTCCCGATCTCCGATGAGGGCAGTGGTGCCGATCTCGGACTAAAGGCCGTGCGGCTCGCCCTTCGCGCACACGATGGCAGAGCTAGACCGACTCCCTTTTTGCTCGAGGTCATGGGACGGCTTGGGCCTGATGCCTCTACGTTAGTCGCCTGGGCCGAACAGGCGACCGCGACCGAGTATGCAAGCTTGGCTCCAATTGCTTTAAGCTACGCAGAGGCTGGTGATCCGTTCGCAGAAGAAATTGTCGCCGAAGGTGCCCGGCATGTCGACGTGCTCATTGGTTCACTGGTGGAGTTCGGTGCGCCGCGTATCTCCCTCCTTGGGGGTCTGGCATCGCGTCTGGTTCAATGGCTTTCACCCGACGTCCTACACTTTCTTTCCCCGCCTGAAGGCGACGCGGTAGCCGGGGCCCTGCTTTTGGCCCGTCGCGAAGGACGCACACCAACACCAGGCGAGGCGGCAGGGGAAGGTGCGCAGATATGCTGA
- a CDS encoding alpha/beta fold hydrolase produces MMIHSRPEMIHTHQTAPTQFVEANGIRFAYRRFGKPGGVPLVFNQHFTGTIDHWDPGVTDGLAATREVILFNNAGISNSSGEVPTTFEEMGANAIAFLNALGLKQVDVLGFSIGGFVAQEITLQAPELVRRLVLVGTGPRGGQNMATLTPEAQQIFGATYKVPEEIWLKVHFTDSEASQAAGREFLKRFLRRTENRDPEVNEKVAPAQIEAIGKWGVQREGSYEYLKTILQPTLVINGDNDVIIYSINSWILQQNIPNAQLIIYPDANHGSQYQYPERFVGHVSMFLSE; encoded by the coding sequence ATGATGATTCATAGCCGCCCAGAAATGATTCATACCCACCAGACCGCGCCGACGCAGTTCGTCGAGGCCAACGGCATCCGCTTCGCCTATCGTCGCTTCGGCAAACCGGGTGGCGTGCCGCTCGTTTTCAACCAGCACTTCACCGGGACGATCGACCATTGGGATCCGGGGGTGACCGACGGCCTCGCGGCGACGCGGGAGGTGATCCTGTTCAACAACGCTGGCATTTCCAACAGCTCGGGCGAAGTGCCTACCACGTTCGAGGAGATGGGTGCTAACGCCATCGCCTTCCTCAACGCGCTGGGACTGAAGCAAGTTGATGTGCTCGGCTTCTCGATCGGCGGCTTCGTCGCCCAGGAGATCACGCTGCAAGCCCCTGAGCTGGTCCGGCGCTTGGTGCTGGTCGGCACGGGCCCGCGCGGCGGCCAGAACATGGCGACCCTCACGCCGGAAGCGCAACAGATCTTCGGCGCCACCTACAAGGTGCCGGAGGAGATCTGGCTGAAGGTCCACTTCACCGACTCGGAAGCCAGCCAGGCCGCCGGCCGCGAATTCCTGAAGCGCTTCCTCCGCCGCACTGAAAACCGCGATCCCGAGGTGAACGAGAAAGTGGCGCCCGCCCAGATCGAGGCCATCGGCAAGTGGGGTGTGCAGCGTGAGGGTTCCTATGAGTACCTGAAGACCATCCTGCAACCGACGCTGGTAATCAACGGCGACAACGACGTGATCATCTACTCCATCAACTCTTGGATTCTGCAGCAGAACATCCCCAACGCTCAGTTGATCATCTACCCGGACGCCAACCACGGTTCGCAGTACCAGTACCCGGAGCGCTTCGTCGGGCACGTCTCGATGTTCCTGTCCGAGTAA
- a CDS encoding SIS domain-containing protein, translating into MIEHDRAQTAMAREIREIPLTTERLLAEHDLITTVANRIRHANPRVIVISGRGSSGNAGTLLRYLFETQAGLLVSTSAPSVVTTYKQSIDMRDAVFIVISQSGRSPDLVTGAQSARKSGALTVAIVNDVRSPVALACELTLPIGAGLERSVVATKSVVLSMVIGVQLIASLTSDHALGEKITQLPRRFSDALTCDWSAWSGSFAAARAAFVIGRGFGLGPAREIGLKIAETMRLPTLSYSAAEVMHGPLASASTETPFLVLRQNDGSSAMVDALIADLRVRKLNVFSVGDPSGTLPWIGNDDPICDAITMLLPAYATIEQAARDRGFDPDNPPNLTKITETL; encoded by the coding sequence ATGATCGAACATGACCGAGCCCAGACAGCCATGGCTCGAGAGATCCGGGAGATCCCGCTTACAACTGAGCGCCTTCTGGCAGAACATGATTTGATCACAACTGTCGCAAATCGCATCCGCCACGCCAACCCACGGGTCATTGTGATTTCAGGCCGCGGCAGCTCTGGAAATGCGGGAACTCTTCTTCGCTATTTGTTTGAAACTCAGGCGGGTTTACTCGTTTCGACGTCCGCTCCCTCAGTCGTGACAACCTACAAACAATCGATCGATATGCGGGACGCCGTTTTCATCGTCATATCACAATCCGGTCGTAGTCCCGATCTTGTGACAGGAGCGCAATCGGCCAGAAAAAGTGGGGCCCTGACAGTTGCTATTGTAAACGATGTGAGATCGCCCGTTGCTCTTGCCTGCGAACTGACGCTGCCGATTGGAGCTGGCCTAGAGCGTTCAGTCGTCGCTACAAAATCTGTCGTACTGTCGATGGTGATAGGCGTGCAACTTATCGCATCGCTCACCTCCGATCATGCTTTGGGCGAAAAGATCACACAGCTCCCGCGAAGATTCAGTGACGCGCTTACCTGCGATTGGTCAGCCTGGAGCGGCAGTTTCGCAGCAGCACGCGCAGCGTTCGTAATTGGGCGGGGATTTGGATTGGGACCGGCGCGCGAGATCGGGCTTAAGATCGCCGAAACGATGCGGCTACCGACATTAAGCTATAGTGCAGCAGAGGTAATGCACGGTCCACTTGCTTCTGCCAGCACTGAAACTCCATTTCTCGTGTTGAGGCAGAACGACGGATCATCTGCCATGGTCGATGCTTTGATCGCCGATCTTCGTGTCAGAAAGCTGAATGTCTTTTCCGTTGGTGATCCAAGCGGAACGCTTCCGTGGATAGGAAACGATGATCCAATTTGCGATGCGATTACGATGTTGTTGCCAGCCTATGCTACCATAGAGCAGGCTGCGCGGGATCGCGGTTTTGATCCGGACAATCCGCCAAATCTCACCAAAATAACAGAAACCCTCTGA
- a CDS encoding N-acetylmuramic acid 6-phosphate etherase translates to MLTEHISPRFVDLDSWSTSDMIQALYDGQLVACAAVRPALPAINAAVDDAVMALKRGGRLVYVGAGTSGRIAIQDGAELRPTYDWPSDRIVFVMAGGMQALVESVEGAEDNEAKGVEAIAQANVDQNDVVIAVAASGTTPFTVGALRSAGARGALCIAVANNRGAPLFELARHRILIETGTEVLAGSTRLQAGTAQKIVLNLFSTAVMVKLGRVYRGLMVSMRASNAKLLRRAEIIVSQIVGCDEDDAATFVQRAEGDVKIAVLLGLGWEKTDAIESLLKHEGNLRSVIDELAHDRT, encoded by the coding sequence ATGCTGACTGAGCACATAAGCCCGCGGTTCGTCGACCTCGATTCATGGTCCACTAGCGACATGATCCAAGCCCTGTATGACGGACAGCTCGTCGCTTGCGCAGCTGTGAGACCGGCCCTGCCGGCGATAAATGCCGCCGTAGATGACGCGGTGATGGCCCTCAAGCGCGGCGGTCGCTTGGTTTACGTGGGTGCCGGCACCTCCGGTCGCATCGCCATTCAGGACGGCGCGGAGCTTCGTCCGACATACGATTGGCCAAGCGATCGTATCGTTTTCGTGATGGCTGGAGGAATGCAAGCGCTAGTGGAGAGCGTTGAAGGTGCCGAAGATAACGAAGCAAAAGGGGTAGAAGCTATTGCCCAAGCTAACGTTGATCAAAACGACGTTGTTATAGCTGTCGCAGCGAGCGGTACGACGCCGTTCACTGTCGGAGCCCTACGTTCCGCAGGAGCGAGGGGAGCCCTCTGCATTGCAGTGGCGAATAACCGAGGCGCCCCGCTTTTTGAACTAGCGCGCCATCGTATCTTGATTGAGACCGGGACGGAGGTGCTGGCAGGCTCGACGCGGCTGCAAGCGGGAACAGCCCAAAAGATCGTCCTAAATCTCTTTTCTACAGCCGTGATGGTCAAGCTGGGCCGCGTCTACCGGGGTCTGATGGTAAGCATGCGCGCAAGCAATGCGAAGCTTCTTCGCCGTGCAGAAATCATCGTTAGCCAGATCGTGGGTTGCGACGAGGATGATGCTGCCACATTCGTTCAACGCGCGGAGGGTGACGTCAAAATTGCCGTCCTACTCGGTCTAGGATGGGAAAAAACCGACGCCATCGAGTCATTGCTCAAACACGAGGGCAATCTGAGATCAGTTATCGACGAGTTGGCTCATGATCGAACATGA
- a CDS encoding nuclear transport factor 2 family protein, whose product MTQTIEEKNKAFVLEAFETLFNKRDYAAAERFWSPNYIQHSAHIPPGREGLFALVKGTPDSLHYENGLTVANGDYVLLHGRFSGMGLPANWIVVDIVRLENGRLAEHWDVIEDEATKEASVSGLPMFGTTFPSG is encoded by the coding sequence GTGACGCAGACAATCGAGGAAAAGAATAAGGCTTTCGTGTTGGAGGCTTTCGAAACGCTTTTCAACAAGAGGGACTACGCCGCTGCGGAGCGTTTCTGGTCTCCGAACTACATTCAGCACAGCGCGCACATTCCGCCGGGACGCGAGGGCCTCTTCGCGTTGGTCAAGGGCACACCCGACAGCCTCCATTACGAGAACGGGCTTACCGTCGCCAACGGAGACTACGTGTTGCTCCACGGCCGGTTCTCAGGCATGGGCCTGCCGGCGAACTGGATCGTGGTGGATATCGTGCGCCTCGAGAACGGCCGACTTGCCGAGCACTGGGACGTCATCGAGGACGAAGCGACTAAGGAGGCGTCCGTTAGCGGCCTGCCCATGTTCGGGACGACATTTCCCTCGGGATGA
- the nagA gene encoding N-acetylglucosamine-6-phosphate deacetylase — protein sequence MGLEPAEHAQTHQSAISADRIFDGYRWHNNAVILIDRGVVQCIAPRDQTSGDWRTEVMPPGTMLAPGFIDLQVNGGGGILLNDEPTPDAMCAIARAHRRYGTTSCLPTLISDTRVKATAAIAAAKLLAGTDGILGLHLEGPFISRLRPGIHRGDCILSATRDDLDWLGELSTVGSSMVTLAPECVPAGFVKTLASSGIRVSVGHSEATPDTLIRAIDEGLSGVTHLFNAMPPMNAREPGIVGVALTDERLTAGIILDGIHVDPLVVRAVFSSKNRSNIALVSDAMPTVGTEQDHFELMGRQIQLRHGRLVSENGTLAGAHLDMASAVKNAVTLVGTSLDDALRAASLVPARFLGIEHHRGRLSAGARADIVALTTNLDVLTTWLAGKRAK from the coding sequence ATGGGTCTGGAACCAGCCGAACACGCCCAAACGCACCAGTCGGCAATTTCGGCTGACCGTATTTTCGATGGATATCGATGGCACAATAATGCGGTCATCTTGATCGATCGTGGAGTGGTTCAGTGCATCGCGCCGCGCGATCAGACGTCAGGTGACTGGCGCACCGAAGTTATGCCGCCCGGGACGATGCTTGCGCCGGGCTTCATCGACCTGCAAGTCAACGGTGGCGGCGGCATTCTTCTCAATGATGAGCCAACGCCGGACGCGATGTGCGCGATTGCTCGAGCACATCGCCGGTACGGCACTACAAGCTGTTTACCTACATTGATAAGCGATACCCGCGTGAAGGCGACGGCCGCAATTGCTGCCGCAAAATTACTGGCCGGCACCGACGGAATCCTGGGTCTTCATCTCGAAGGTCCGTTTATTAGTCGCTTGCGCCCGGGGATTCATCGGGGCGACTGTATTCTGTCCGCGACAAGGGACGATCTGGATTGGCTCGGAGAGCTATCCACAGTCGGATCGTCCATGGTGACTCTGGCGCCAGAATGCGTACCTGCGGGGTTTGTGAAGACCCTCGCTTCGAGCGGAATTCGGGTGTCAGTTGGTCACAGCGAGGCAACTCCCGACACGTTGATAAGGGCCATCGACGAGGGGCTTAGTGGAGTTACACACCTATTCAATGCAATGCCCCCCATGAACGCCCGAGAACCTGGTATTGTTGGCGTGGCCCTTACGGACGAACGTCTTACAGCGGGCATTATTCTCGACGGTATACATGTCGATCCGCTCGTTGTGCGGGCCGTCTTTTCATCAAAAAATCGGAGCAACATTGCCCTTGTCAGTGATGCAATGCCCACCGTTGGCACCGAGCAAGACCATTTCGAACTCATGGGGAGGCAGATCCAGCTGCGGCACGGACGACTGGTCTCCGAAAACGGAACGCTTGCCGGCGCTCATCTCGACATGGCATCGGCTGTTAAAAATGCAGTAACGCTCGTGGGGACTTCCCTCGATGACGCACTTCGCGCCGCATCGCTCGTCCCGGCACGGTTTTTGGGAATCGAGCACCACCGCGGTAGGCTAAGTGCCGGGGCTCGAGCAGACATCGTTGCACTAACAACAAACCTCGATGTCCTGACGACTTGGTTAGCCGGTAAGCGGGCAAAGTGA